In Elusimicrobiota bacterium, one DNA window encodes the following:
- a CDS encoding response regulator, translating to MGGNPPEPIRLALAGFLNGDLARVRAMLSEQGLPGEAAVPVDGPALLEGLTRDTVDLLLVDDGPGRFTPEAALRLIRETGQTLPVLVWAENLSEVRAVSLLRGGAGDAFSWAQKGRLGPRVQALVRDARNHRRRARAEALLESTLQRQDLLMRSIPTVSFGARAGDLVRTWVAGHVEKLTGYPVDKFIGDSEFWYSRLHPDNRESARLARLSLREKGSMRMEYRWMHADGRYRWFLEQASIVRGVKDPGEVVGTWTDVSDRKTLEEQFLQAQKMEPLGRLAGGMVHDLNNLLTVVTGYCEMILTDFKEGAPLREELDQINGCARRATQLVGRLLAFSHRQSDPPRLVDPNALIQDLQKMLSRLIGDDITLVTALEPGVGRIRVDAGQMEQILLNLAVNARDAMPSGGQLTIETAAVPQMPGPLHAKTNIGPCVLIAVRDTGVGMDRETQRRLFEPFFTTKPRGQGTGLGLSTVRALVERSGGHIEVVSHLGLGTGIQMHFPAVWESAVDAPVAAEAIEMGPAGTETILLVEDDESVRSLAHRLLSRLGYHVLVAKDPGEAIIVAETTPRPIQLLLSDLIMPQMRGSQLAERLAKVRPDLKILFMSAHRDHEPQRKDFPALDHPLLLKPFRPAELAQRVRELLDGGTPRAGGPSHSADSSPAAVKPAA from the coding sequence ATGGGCGGAAATCCCCCCGAGCCGATCCGCCTCGCCCTCGCCGGTTTTTTAAACGGCGATCTCGCCCGCGTGCGGGCCATGCTTTCGGAGCAGGGACTCCCCGGCGAGGCGGCCGTCCCGGTGGACGGCCCCGCTCTCCTGGAAGGGTTGACCCGAGACACCGTGGATCTTCTGCTCGTGGACGACGGCCCCGGCCGGTTCACGCCCGAGGCGGCCCTCCGGTTGATCCGGGAAACGGGCCAAACGCTTCCCGTCCTGGTTTGGGCCGAGAACCTGTCCGAAGTCCGCGCCGTTTCGCTCCTTCGCGGCGGCGCGGGAGACGCTTTTTCCTGGGCCCAAAAGGGCCGGCTGGGCCCCCGCGTCCAAGCGTTGGTTCGGGACGCGCGGAATCACCGACGGCGGGCCCGGGCCGAAGCCCTCCTCGAATCGACCCTTCAACGGCAGGACCTCCTGATGCGCTCGATTCCCACCGTGTCCTTCGGCGCCCGGGCGGGGGATTTGGTCCGAACTTGGGTGGCGGGCCACGTCGAGAAACTGACGGGGTACCCCGTCGACAAATTCATCGGCGACAGCGAATTTTGGTATTCCCGCCTCCACCCGGACAACCGGGAATCGGCCCGGCTGGCCCGTTTGTCGCTTCGGGAAAAGGGGTCCATGCGGATGGAATACCGGTGGATGCACGCCGACGGCCGCTATCGCTGGTTTCTGGAGCAAGCCTCGATTGTGCGGGGCGTGAAAGATCCCGGGGAGGTGGTCGGCACCTGGACCGACGTCTCGGACCGAAAAACGCTGGAGGAACAGTTTTTGCAGGCCCAAAAAATGGAACCTCTGGGGCGCCTGGCCGGGGGAATGGTTCACGATTTGAACAATTTATTGACGGTGGTGACGGGCTACTGCGAGATGATCCTCACGGATTTCAAAGAAGGCGCGCCCCTGCGGGAGGAGCTGGATCAAATCAACGGCTGCGCCCGCCGGGCGACCCAATTGGTCGGCCGCTTGCTGGCCTTCAGCCATCGCCAATCCGATCCCCCGCGATTGGTGGACCCCAACGCCTTGATCCAGGATCTGCAAAAAATGCTCTCGCGTCTGATCGGGGACGACATCACCCTGGTCACGGCCCTGGAGCCCGGGGTCGGCCGAATCCGGGTGGACGCCGGGCAAATGGAGCAAATCCTTCTGAACCTGGCCGTCAACGCCCGGGACGCCATGCCGAGCGGCGGCCAGCTCACCATCGAAACCGCCGCCGTTCCCCAAATGCCGGGGCCGCTTCACGCCAAAACAAACATCGGCCCCTGCGTTCTCATCGCGGTTCGAGACACGGGGGTCGGCATGGATCGGGAAACCCAGCGACGGCTCTTTGAGCCTTTTTTTACCACCAAGCCGCGAGGGCAGGGAACGGGATTGGGTTTGTCCACCGTTCGGGCCCTGGTGGAACGGTCCGGCGGGCATATCGAGGTGGTGAGCCATCTGGGGTTGGGAACGGGAATCCAAATGCATTTCCCGGCGGTGTGGGAATCCGCCGTCGACGCGCCCGTCGCGGCCGAAGCCATCGAAATGGGGCCGGCGGGAACCGAGACCATCTTACTGGTCGAGGACGACGAATCGGTCCGGTCCCTGGCGCACCGGCTTTTGTCCCGCCTGGGGTACCACGTTCTGGTGGCGAAGGACCCGGGCGAGGCCATCATTGTTGCGGAGACCACGCCGCGGCCCATTCAGCTTTTGTTGTCCGATTTGATCATGCCCCAGATGCGGGGGTCCCAATTGGCGGAACGGTTGGCCAAAGTCCGTCCGGATCTCAAAATCTTGTTCATGTCGGCCCACCGGGACCACGAGCCCCAGCGGAAGGATTTCCCGGCCCTGGACCACCCGCTGCTTCTCAAACCCTTTCGGCCGGCGGAATTGGCCCAACGGGTTCGGGAATTGTTGGACGGGGGAACGCCCCGGGCCGGGGGTCCGTCTCATTCGGCGGACTCGAGCCCGGCCGCGGTCAAGCCCGCGGCCTAG
- the fliS gene encoding flagellar export chaperone FliS gives MKNAQKTYWSSDIETASPAKLVLALYDGGLAALRRASSDIAAHRLAEAHRQIVKTQDILGELAGTLDFKSGGEVAQNLFHLYDFMITQLVRANLAKDPALLDQVGGVLRVLRDGWEEGVVRGAAPPPKGPLVDPLAARGVGR, from the coding sequence ATGAAAAACGCCCAGAAAACCTATTGGAGTTCCGACATCGAGACGGCGTCGCCGGCCAAGCTGGTGCTGGCGCTGTACGACGGGGGTCTGGCGGCCCTCCGGCGGGCTTCGTCGGACATCGCGGCCCACCGGTTGGCCGAGGCCCATCGGCAAATCGTCAAAACCCAGGACATTCTGGGGGAGCTCGCGGGGACGCTGGATTTTAAATCGGGCGGGGAGGTCGCCCAGAATTTGTTCCACCTCTACGACTTCATGATCACGCAACTGGTCCGGGCGAATTTGGCCAAGGACCCGGCCCTGCTCGACCAGGTGGGCGGGGTGTTGCGGGTGCTTCGGGACGGCTGGGAGGAGGGCGTCGTTCGCGGCGCGGCGCCGCCCCCGAAGGGCCCCCTTGTCGATCCCTTGGCCGCTCGCGGGGTCGGCCGTTAA
- the fliD gene encoding flagellar filament capping protein FliD has product MTQINGIVSGLDTASIVSQLRALALRPVQQLEARQAALQSRSSAWDAFSAKFMDLRAAAQTVVQQLDKRPALVTTSDYTLLGVQVTGSPEVGSHTIRVQALARGQESLSQSFAAVDTPVVGAGTLRLRAGIGADDHDVNGATRLSALNNGAGVTPGTIRITDRSGASAVIDLSGDVTLQEVLDDISGSAGVRVTARLNENGNGLLIQDDTGSTNGALKIEDVTGTAAAGLGVATGAAGVTANRVVGTDLDPVYAVAIDSAHNTLTQIRDAINALNGPFSASIVNDGTAGTPYRLALVSKSTGATGRVDLSSTADPVVNELVGTGDGTSGQALGDFKLAGGPLAAASDVTALTVNGSSFDVRALGGKTGVGSEAEIDPATGKIQFFVDGVAANVTGEIRASYAPKALSFTTAQSAQDAQIQVGTTSPQTFTSRTNLFNQALPGLTMNLLSANPDKTVEVIVQPNVNAAGDAVKKYIDAFNAIVTAVNAQNTYDTEKSQKGGPLFGDALLSTAMSQVAQSVTAAVDGLPASANSIFQVGVKAGTRGTLEVDAAALQDALTNRYDDVRNVFLRTTNAARGATVSATSTAAGYDAADAVNGETSSTAFGPGAGEGWMDDTPGVFPDAMTFRFSSARTLVKAVVRTVDGPGQTAATTGIRDYDLQALRQGGDPAVEADWLTLTSVRNNTQGVRTHLFTAVAERLRLKILATNAADGRSRVVELEAHESSGSASRTGALIDHLTDSTTGLFAQAHAQTKDQITQIGDRIDAANARVDRDMARLEKQFQQMEKALSQLQGMSQSLNALLGIATTSSASSLKTSSN; this is encoded by the coding sequence ATGACGCAAATCAACGGAATCGTTTCGGGCCTCGACACCGCCTCCATCGTCAGCCAATTGCGCGCCCTGGCCCTCCGGCCGGTCCAACAGTTGGAAGCCCGCCAAGCGGCTCTTCAAAGCCGGTCCAGCGCCTGGGACGCCTTTTCGGCCAAGTTCATGGACTTGCGCGCCGCGGCCCAAACCGTCGTGCAGCAATTGGACAAACGTCCCGCGCTGGTCACCACCAGCGACTACACCTTGTTGGGGGTGCAGGTCACCGGCTCCCCGGAGGTGGGGAGCCACACGATCCGTGTGCAGGCCCTGGCCCGGGGCCAGGAAAGCCTTTCCCAATCTTTCGCGGCGGTGGACACGCCGGTGGTGGGCGCGGGCACCCTTCGTCTGCGCGCGGGCATCGGCGCGGACGACCACGACGTGAACGGGGCCACCCGTCTTTCGGCCTTGAACAACGGCGCCGGCGTGACGCCGGGAACGATCCGCATCACGGACCGCAGCGGCGCCTCCGCCGTGATCGACTTGTCCGGGGACGTGACCCTTCAAGAGGTCTTGGACGATATTTCCGGGAGCGCCGGGGTTCGCGTGACCGCGCGGTTGAACGAAAACGGCAACGGGCTCTTGATTCAAGACGACACCGGTTCGACCAACGGCGCCCTCAAAATCGAAGACGTGACCGGGACGGCGGCCGCGGGGTTGGGCGTCGCCACCGGCGCCGCCGGCGTGACGGCCAACCGGGTGGTCGGAACGGACTTGGATCCGGTCTACGCCGTGGCCATCGATTCGGCCCACAACACCTTGACCCAAATCCGGGACGCCATCAACGCCTTGAACGGCCCGTTTTCCGCTTCGATCGTGAACGACGGAACCGCCGGGACCCCGTACCGCCTGGCGCTGGTCAGCAAAAGCACGGGGGCGACGGGCCGGGTCGACCTGTCCTCGACGGCCGACCCGGTTGTCAACGAATTGGTCGGCACGGGGGACGGGACTTCCGGGCAGGCGTTGGGGGATTTTAAATTGGCCGGAGGGCCCCTGGCCGCCGCGTCGGACGTGACGGCGTTGACCGTGAACGGCTCGTCCTTTGACGTCCGGGCTCTCGGGGGGAAAACCGGCGTCGGGTCCGAAGCCGAAATCGACCCCGCCACGGGGAAAATTCAGTTTTTCGTGGACGGCGTGGCCGCGAACGTCACCGGCGAAATCCGAGCCTCCTACGCGCCGAAGGCCCTGAGCTTCACCACCGCGCAAAGCGCCCAGGACGCCCAGATTCAAGTGGGCACGACGTCGCCCCAAACATTCACGAGCCGCACCAATCTGTTCAACCAGGCCCTGCCCGGGTTGACGATGAATTTGTTGTCGGCCAACCCCGACAAGACGGTCGAGGTGATCGTCCAGCCCAACGTCAACGCGGCCGGGGACGCGGTGAAGAAATACATCGACGCCTTTAACGCCATCGTGACGGCGGTGAACGCCCAAAACACCTACGACACGGAGAAAAGCCAAAAAGGCGGACCGTTGTTCGGCGACGCCCTCCTGTCCACCGCGATGAGCCAAGTGGCCCAATCGGTGACGGCGGCGGTCGACGGCTTGCCCGCCTCGGCCAATTCCATTTTCCAGGTCGGCGTCAAAGCCGGAACCCGGGGCACCCTGGAAGTCGACGCGGCCGCCCTTCAGGACGCGCTGACCAACCGCTACGACGACGTCCGCAACGTGTTTCTCCGCACGACCAACGCGGCCCGGGGCGCGACCGTTTCGGCGACAAGCACCGCCGCGGGGTACGACGCCGCCGACGCGGTGAACGGCGAAACGTCCTCCACCGCTTTCGGTCCCGGCGCGGGGGAAGGGTGGATGGACGACACCCCCGGGGTTTTCCCCGACGCCATGACCTTTCGTTTTTCCTCGGCGCGGACGCTGGTCAAAGCGGTGGTCCGCACGGTGGACGGGCCCGGCCAAACGGCGGCCACCACCGGCATTCGGGATTACGATCTGCAGGCGCTCCGGCAGGGCGGCGACCCGGCCGTGGAGGCCGATTGGCTGACCCTGACCTCGGTGCGGAACAACACCCAGGGGGTTCGGACGCACCTGTTTACGGCGGTCGCGGAACGATTGCGCCTTAAAATCCTCGCGACCAACGCGGCCGACGGCCGCTCGCGGGTGGTCGAATTGGAAGCCCACGAATCCTCGGGATCGGCCTCGCGCACGGGCGCCCTGATCGACCACCTCACCGATTCGACCACCGGGTTGTTCGCCCAGGCCCACGCGCAAACGAAGGATCAAATCACCCAAATCGGGGACCGCATCGACGCGGCCAACGCCCGGGTCGACCGGGACATGGCCCGCCTGGAAAAACAGTTCCAGCAGATGGAAAAAGCCTTGTCGCAATTGCAGGGGATGAGCCAGTCGTTGAACGCCCTCTTGGGGATCGCCACGACCTCGTCCGCGTCGTCGCTCAAAACCTCGTCCAACTGA
- a CDS encoding response regulator, protein MQKVLIIDDFDPFRGMARRVLSRLGYRVLEAPDGRQGLEIFGREQPDVVITDLRMPGLDGSQVLAEIKQKSPETEVVVLTGFATERTEHDLLKQGAFVCLRKPFNLEQIVKVLDRIREKGGVGDPRPVALVHVEGDRRRLFLDRVLRKNGLEPRFPESPEEARDLLRSGELDFLVWEVGNASLGDAKALVEARESLADLAVVPLLVDAGPDVEAVREALGVGPADCLKEPLDEETLSALFRRLLLRLLTRRNELYKQQKAAAVGTVSLQFGAGGELVADFRGRGRQFLYTLTSALKDFPWPFMVLNAAWDVVYVSDRLKTLCGFAPEKIDLHLWDALKRKGLSLPPLDDLYRQLARTIRRETAGADTVLSPEGGGLGLLALRSLPETQGDGGVVALLFPDAPGTAVIDVRTAADRPALPPPLL, encoded by the coding sequence ATGCAAAAAGTTCTGATCATCGATGACTTCGATCCCTTCCGCGGCATGGCCCGGCGGGTGTTGTCCCGTTTGGGTTACCGGGTGCTGGAGGCGCCGGACGGACGGCAGGGGTTGGAAATTTTCGGGCGGGAACAGCCCGACGTGGTCATCACCGACCTGCGCATGCCCGGGCTGGACGGGTCCCAGGTCCTGGCGGAGATCAAGCAAAAGTCGCCGGAAACCGAAGTCGTGGTATTGACCGGGTTCGCCACGGAGCGGACGGAGCACGACCTCCTTAAGCAAGGCGCGTTCGTTTGCCTGCGCAAGCCCTTTAACCTGGAACAAATCGTCAAAGTCTTGGACCGCATTCGGGAGAAAGGCGGAGTCGGGGATCCCCGGCCCGTGGCCCTGGTTCACGTGGAGGGGGACCGGCGGCGCCTCTTTCTCGATCGGGTCCTCCGCAAAAACGGCCTCGAACCGCGCTTTCCGGAGTCTCCGGAAGAGGCCCGCGATTTGCTCCGATCCGGCGAACTGGATTTTCTGGTTTGGGAAGTGGGAAACGCTTCCCTGGGCGACGCGAAGGCCCTGGTGGAGGCCCGGGAATCCCTGGCGGATTTGGCGGTGGTCCCCCTGTTGGTCGACGCCGGTCCGGACGTCGAAGCCGTTCGGGAGGCCCTGGGCGTGGGGCCGGCCGACTGCCTGAAGGAGCCCCTGGACGAGGAGACTCTTTCGGCCCTCTTTCGGCGGCTTCTGCTCCGGCTCCTGACCCGACGGAACGAGCTCTACAAACAGCAAAAAGCCGCGGCGGTGGGGACCGTCTCCCTTCAGTTCGGCGCCGGCGGCGAGTTGGTGGCGGATTTCCGCGGTCGCGGCCGGCAATTCTTATACACCTTGACCTCCGCCCTCAAGGATTTTCCCTGGCCCTTCATGGTCTTGAACGCCGCCTGGGACGTGGTGTACGTGAGCGACCGCCTAAAAACCCTCTGCGGCTTCGCCCCGGAAAAAATTGATTTGCACCTGTGGGACGCCTTGAAGCGTAAGGGGCTCTCCCTGCCGCCCTTGGACGATCTTTATCGCCAGTTGGCGCGCACCATCCGCCGGGAAACCGCCGGCGCCGACACCGTCCTCTCCCCCGAGGGGGGCGGTTTGGGCCTATTGGCGCTCCGGTCCCTGCCCGAAACCCAGGGCGACGGGGGAGTGGTGGCCCTGCTGTTCCCGGACGCCCCCGGGACCGCGGTCATCGACGTGCGGACGGCCGCGGACCGCCCCGCCCTCCCCCCGCCCCTCCTCTAG
- a CDS encoding HAMP domain-containing histidine kinase, whose translation MAHPVKHKDAPPRRVPARSTRRLAVHSFSTLPGGAPPATPEAWLDAEGSDPDSSAAPRNVAPPERTDAVDGAPAYHRERERSLADLGRGMIHQFRNQLCVVTGGLHAGLAHATPDSARELLLLAENATRKMVRLLDDLMTLTQRPNLQLTPLVPRLFFDRLLKIVEPRLKARSIHLERRFAPGPPAFWGDPATLTEAFEGLIQNALEALPAGGRVLLETRWSPGAGFLNVRLSDNGRGMSAEERERAFQPYFTTKTGAGGLGLTLARRVMEFHGGTVRLDSAPGEGTTVSLFFPVPG comes from the coding sequence ATGGCGCATCCCGTCAAACACAAAGACGCTCCTCCGCGAAGGGTCCCGGCGCGATCGACGCGTCGCCTCGCCGTCCACTCTTTTTCGACACTTCCCGGGGGCGCGCCTCCAGCCACCCCGGAAGCTTGGCTCGACGCCGAGGGGTCCGACCCCGACAGCTCGGCCGCGCCGAGGAACGTCGCCCCGCCCGAACGAACGGACGCGGTCGACGGCGCTCCGGCCTACCACCGGGAGAGGGAACGAAGCCTGGCCGATTTGGGCCGGGGAATGATTCATCAGTTCCGCAACCAGTTGTGCGTCGTGACCGGCGGCCTGCACGCGGGACTGGCCCACGCCACCCCGGACTCGGCCCGGGAGCTCCTTCTCCTGGCCGAAAACGCCACCCGCAAAATGGTGCGTCTCCTGGATGATCTGATGACCCTGACGCAACGCCCGAACCTTCAATTGACACCGCTGGTGCCCCGCCTGTTTTTTGATCGCCTATTGAAAATCGTCGAACCCCGGTTGAAGGCGCGGTCCATTCATCTGGAACGTCGATTCGCGCCCGGGCCTCCGGCCTTTTGGGGCGATCCGGCGACTCTCACCGAAGCCTTCGAGGGGTTGATTCAGAACGCCCTGGAGGCCCTGCCCGCGGGCGGGCGGGTCCTGCTGGAAACCCGCTGGTCTCCCGGCGCTGGATTTCTGAACGTTCGACTTTCGGACAACGGCCGCGGCATGTCGGCGGAGGAGCGGGAGCGCGCCTTTCAACCCTATTTCACCACCAAAACCGGCGCGGGGGGGCTGGGCCTCACGCTGGCGCGCCGCGTCATGGAATTCCACGGGGGGACCGTGCGGCTGGACAGCGCGCCGGGCGAGGGAACCACCGTGTCGCTCTTTTTTCCCGTTCCCGGTTGA